One Sodalinema gerasimenkoae IPPAS B-353 DNA segment encodes these proteins:
- the glpK gene encoding glycerol kinase GlpK, with translation MTTDKRYVLALDLGTTGNRAILFDRDGEVVGQSYKELKQYYPEPGWLEHDAVEIWQDTLGCAEDVLDEANVSAKEVAAIGLTVQRETCLLWDKNTGRPLHKAIVWQDRRTAPLCNSLRRQGKAELIQERTGLVLDSYFSATKLVWLLDWVRERRPQIDFDNVIAGTIDSWVLWNLTNRKVHATDSSNASRTMLMNLERGDWDEDLLDLFGISPHMMPEIKPSLGEFGTTDLFGDEIPIMAIFGDQQAALFAHGCDRPGLLKCTYGTGCFLIAQAGHQVARSHNQLLSTVAWSRPDSANYAIEGAMFTAGACIQWLRDGLQLIASAAETENLAQQAQTNNGVYFVPALSGLGAPHWDMNARGSFQGITGGVRGEHMVRAVLEAIAYQVKEVVEAMNRDCEDPVSRLKVDGGASQNDFLMQFQADLLGIPVERPKILDATAQGAAFGAGLVSGFYDSYERLIERRQIDRVFEPSENAPQVQEQYKTWLKAVERAKHWIEDA, from the coding sequence ATGACAACCGATAAACGATACGTTTTAGCCCTTGATTTGGGAACCACGGGAAACCGGGCGATTCTCTTTGATCGCGATGGGGAAGTGGTGGGACAATCCTATAAAGAATTGAAACAGTACTATCCAGAACCGGGCTGGTTGGAACATGATGCTGTCGAGATTTGGCAAGATACCCTCGGCTGCGCGGAAGATGTGTTAGATGAGGCGAATGTCAGTGCCAAAGAGGTGGCAGCCATTGGCTTAACGGTGCAGCGAGAAACTTGTTTACTCTGGGATAAAAATACGGGCCGACCCCTCCATAAAGCGATTGTTTGGCAGGATCGCCGCACGGCCCCGCTGTGTAATTCTCTCCGTCGTCAGGGAAAAGCGGAGTTGATTCAAGAACGCACCGGTTTAGTGCTCGATTCCTATTTTTCGGCGACAAAATTGGTTTGGCTCCTCGATTGGGTGCGGGAACGTCGTCCTCAAATTGACTTTGATAATGTCATTGCGGGAACGATTGACTCTTGGGTGTTATGGAATCTCACCAATCGCAAGGTTCATGCCACGGACAGCAGTAATGCTAGCCGCACCATGTTAATGAACCTAGAACGGGGGGATTGGGATGAAGATTTACTGGATTTGTTTGGCATTTCTCCCCATATGATGCCAGAGATTAAACCGAGTTTAGGGGAGTTTGGAACGACGGATCTTTTTGGGGATGAAATTCCCATTATGGCAATTTTTGGAGACCAGCAGGCGGCGTTGTTTGCCCATGGCTGCGATCGCCCAGGGTTGCTCAAATGTACCTATGGAACTGGCTGTTTTCTGATTGCACAAGCGGGACATCAGGTGGCGCGATCGCACAATCAACTCCTCTCAACGGTGGCCTGGAGTCGACCAGATTCTGCTAACTACGCCATTGAGGGGGCGATGTTTACCGCCGGGGCCTGTATCCAATGGCTGCGAGATGGTTTACAACTGATTGCCAGTGCAGCGGAAACAGAAAACCTAGCTCAACAGGCTCAGACGAATAACGGGGTGTACTTTGTCCCGGCGTTGAGTGGGTTAGGCGCTCCCCATTGGGATATGAATGCGCGAGGTTCCTTCCAAGGGATTACGGGGGGAGTGCGCGGTGAACATATGGTGCGAGCGGTACTCGAGGCGATCGCCTATCAGGTGAAGGAAGTCGTCGAGGCCATGAATCGCGACTGTGAGGACCCTGTCAGTCGCCTTAAGGTTGATGGTGGGGCGTCCCAAAATGACTTCCTGATGCAGTTTCAGGCGGATTTGTTGGGGATTCCGGTGGAACGCCCCAAAATCCTCGATGCGACGGCTCAAGGGGCAGCCTTTGGGGCAGGATTGGTCAGTGGCTTCTATGATAGTTACGAACGACTGATTGAGCGTCGACAAATCGATCGGGTGTTTGAACCTAGTGAAAATGCGCCCCAGGTGCAGGAACAGTATAAAACTTGGCTCAAAGCCGTTGAACGAGCCAAACATTGGATCGAAGATGCCTAG
- a CDS encoding DUF1830 domain-containing protein gives MTSTPNVATLKENPILCYYTNRTGKVQVVRISNIPNWYFERVVFPGQRLIFEAYEQGQLEVYSGAMASAVLADSIGCDRLQITPLE, from the coding sequence ATGACTTCTACCCCGAATGTGGCTACTCTCAAAGAGAACCCCATTCTCTGTTATTACACCAATCGAACTGGAAAAGTTCAAGTTGTCCGGATTTCCAACATCCCCAATTGGTATTTCGAGCGGGTTGTGTTTCCGGGACAGCGTTTGATTTTTGAGGCCTATGAACAAGGTCAATTGGAAGTCTACAGTGGTGCCATGGCTAGTGCCGTGTTGGCCGACTCCATCGGCTGCGATCGCCTACAAATCACTCCCCTCGAATAA
- a CDS encoding DUF2237 family protein encodes MSQTPSPKPAQNVLGQRLDFCCSSPRTGFYRDGFCNTGPQDFGNHTVCAQVTEEFLAYTKQLGNDLSTPVPAYQFPGLKPGDRWCLCASRWQEAMSAGVAPPIVLAATHERVLETIPLEILQEYALDSGT; translated from the coding sequence ATGAGCCAAACTCCTAGCCCCAAGCCGGCCCAAAATGTATTAGGACAACGGTTAGATTTCTGTTGTTCGTCGCCCCGCACCGGATTCTATCGAGATGGGTTTTGTAATACGGGGCCTCAGGACTTTGGCAATCATACCGTTTGCGCTCAAGTCACCGAGGAGTTTCTGGCGTACACGAAACAGCTCGGCAACGATTTGAGTACTCCCGTTCCTGCCTATCAGTTTCCTGGCTTGAAACCGGGCGATCGCTGGTGTCTCTGTGCCTCTCGCTGGCAGGAAGCCATGAGTGCCGGGGTGGCCCCGCCTATCGTCCTGGCTGCCACCCATGAAAGGGTCTTAGAGACCATTCCCCTGGAAATTCTCCAAGAATATGCCCTAGACTCTGGGACTTAA
- the pgmB gene encoding beta-phosphoglucomutase, giving the protein MTRSRSDSLAPVNCRPLRGVIFDMDGVLTDTIEFHYQTWQRLADEEGIPFNRQANEALRGLSRRDSLLRILQGRVLPEAKIQELLERKNRYFRSFIDTMTAEYLLPGVQVFLNDLREAGIKTAVASASQNVYIVIEKLGIASDIDVITNVYDVDRPKPAPDVFLYAAQQLGLGPQDCVVFEDAESGVEAARAAQMRVIGLGDAAQVGAADWVLPGLDGVRWHHVQAQLNPEISA; this is encoded by the coding sequence ATGACCCGCTCTCGTTCTGATTCTCTGGCCCCTGTCAATTGCCGTCCCTTGCGAGGTGTCATCTTTGATATGGATGGTGTCCTGACCGACACCATTGAGTTTCACTATCAAACCTGGCAACGACTGGCAGATGAGGAGGGGATTCCCTTCAATCGTCAGGCCAACGAAGCCTTGCGGGGACTCTCGCGGCGAGACTCCCTGTTACGGATTTTGCAGGGCCGGGTCTTACCCGAAGCTAAAATACAGGAACTCTTGGAACGCAAGAATCGCTATTTCCGTAGTTTTATTGACACCATGACAGCGGAGTATCTGTTACCGGGGGTGCAGGTATTTTTGAACGATTTACGGGAGGCGGGGATTAAGACAGCGGTGGCCTCAGCCAGCCAAAATGTCTATATCGTCATTGAAAAGCTGGGTATCGCCTCGGACATCGACGTGATTACTAATGTCTATGATGTCGATCGCCCAAAACCGGCCCCCGATGTCTTTCTCTACGCGGCCCAACAGTTAGGGTTAGGCCCCCAAGACTGTGTGGTATTTGAGGATGCTGAGTCTGGGGTGGAAGCAGCCCGGGCCGCCCAAATGCGCGTGATTGGCTTGGGAGATGCGGCCCAGGTAGGGGCAGCGGACTGGGTGTTACCCGGTTTGGATGGGGTTCGCTGGCATCATGTGCAAGCCCAGTTAAACCCAGAGATATCGGCTTAA
- a CDS encoding Crp/Fnr family transcriptional regulator: MLTSVDRLLFVRGVPIFKELRDDFLVRLASVMDELSFPSNHTIFTEGQEGRSLYILVSGVVRIHIGETEITKLPQGACFGEMSLFDAEPRSASVTTCEPCECLMLTQQQLYDAIDETPGIAINIIRLLSRRTRELNQKVNKQEA, translated from the coding sequence ATGCTAACCAGTGTTGATCGGCTGTTATTTGTGCGAGGTGTTCCCATCTTTAAGGAGTTACGGGACGATTTTCTGGTGCGTCTCGCCTCGGTGATGGATGAGTTATCCTTCCCCAGTAATCACACCATTTTTACTGAAGGACAGGAGGGGCGATCGCTTTATATTCTGGTGTCCGGAGTTGTCCGCATTCATATCGGCGAGACTGAAATCACCAAATTGCCCCAGGGGGCTTGTTTCGGTGAGATGTCCCTCTTTGATGCTGAACCCCGTTCCGCCTCGGTCACCACCTGCGAACCCTGTGAATGTCTCATGCTGACGCAGCAACAACTCTATGATGCCATCGATGAAACTCCCGGCATCGCCATCAACATCATTCGCCTCCTCTCCCGCCGCACTCGGGAGTTAAACCAAAAGGTGAATAAGCAGGAGGCGTAG
- a CDS encoding MFS transporter: protein MELKNWQFNQGGWKQKVLQWLNLRPEDGERTLLMFAFYTATSIGLLWLEAVTYELFLARYGAESLTIIYIAGAAIGSGLGFFYSWLQEILPMRRAIVVIALLMAVPAVVFRFGLEMPLLFGLTVFAMRLWIDGAYILNDLNTSITANQLFNIREIKRTYPIISSGILLADVLGGFSLPVVIANFGVRNVLFVACFMLVVGALLLLYLTENYRQAFPDVARRTEEEDPSDFTTRRFQGPLRTYVWLLVSFFVLVEALYVLIEFQFFSEIELFFRQLQVEAQAGELSQNASIFLGLLDLNETSNFDSGIARFLGLFNGFLGIFELITQWFASSRLVERMGVFYAGGILPALVLTIGVLSLTGSAMGNFEIFFGVIGIKFVDELLHYTLIEGTGPVLFQPLPESQRNGLQALVNGVAKPVATGVAGAVMWLAIWGGRRLVGTERWLELQSSIFVSLVLLVAIAWLLAIWLMRSRYVGLLVSSAERGRLGVSDVDFRALKRSVVETLEKQKSDADKRSCVELLSQIDPKNVGEVLAPLLVNLSPPLQRQSLEVMLNAPKTDHLPQVRALIERPQPPEILALALRYIWLTEDAPDMRQLRPYLRPEVDPVVRSTAASLIMRKGNREQKAEATNALRRMLTHQQERERVMGTRALGEAEFLQGLRLYVPNLLQDESLRVRCALLEAIASTELEEYYPSLLRGLSYKSTREAAMHSLVRLGNDILDRLVELGEDTHKPDLVRMYAWNTVGQIGTPEALDTLVKHLMTTWATSRRNILRILLKIPDEKGIEGVLDRLGRSGVEILIDQELMFLGQLYAALVDFQTSRPEDSLEELHNGNGYVELTADSALQLLCNSLEDIRNDSIERLFLLMKFLYPLSSIQAAAFNLKSGSRSYMARGLEILDNTIDIPSKRALLNILDRQGDMEKLQSLSDLIDYHPLPPRERLRVLLELRYFLSDWPLASCFHVARLARWSLGTDQTLAGLRHPTGFVREAVLAYLQVASPRALIELLPKLQHDPDPLVAAQVQEMMVQFGVASSSSESPTSPQGL from the coding sequence ATGGAACTTAAAAACTGGCAATTCAACCAAGGGGGCTGGAAACAGAAGGTGTTGCAGTGGCTTAACCTGCGCCCGGAGGATGGAGAGCGAACCCTGCTGATGTTCGCCTTCTACACAGCCACCTCCATTGGACTGTTGTGGCTAGAAGCCGTCACCTACGAACTGTTCTTGGCCCGCTATGGCGCCGAGTCCCTGACGATTATCTACATTGCCGGGGCCGCCATTGGCTCCGGGCTAGGCTTCTTCTACTCCTGGTTACAAGAGATTTTACCCATGAGGCGGGCGATCGTGGTGATTGCTCTCCTCATGGCGGTGCCGGCCGTGGTGTTTCGCTTTGGCCTAGAAATGCCGCTCTTGTTCGGCTTGACGGTGTTCGCCATGCGGCTGTGGATTGATGGGGCCTATATCCTCAATGACCTCAATACCTCCATCACCGCCAACCAGCTTTTTAATATCCGGGAGATTAAGCGAACCTATCCCATCATCAGTAGCGGTATCCTCCTAGCCGATGTGCTGGGGGGCTTTTCTTTGCCTGTGGTCATTGCTAACTTTGGCGTGCGCAATGTCTTGTTTGTGGCCTGTTTTATGCTGGTAGTGGGCGCCTTGCTGCTGCTGTATCTGACGGAAAACTACCGTCAGGCCTTCCCCGATGTCGCCCGGCGCACGGAGGAGGAAGATCCCTCAGACTTCACCACCCGCCGCTTCCAAGGACCGCTACGCACCTATGTCTGGCTACTGGTGAGCTTCTTCGTCCTGGTTGAAGCCCTCTATGTTCTGATTGAATTTCAGTTTTTTAGTGAAATCGAACTCTTCTTTCGCCAGTTACAGGTAGAAGCCCAGGCGGGAGAACTCAGCCAAAATGCCTCGATCTTCCTCGGCCTGTTGGATCTCAATGAGACCTCAAACTTTGATAGTGGGATTGCCCGCTTTTTAGGGCTATTTAACGGCTTTCTGGGGATTTTTGAGTTGATTACCCAATGGTTCGCCTCCAGCCGGCTTGTAGAACGGATGGGAGTCTTCTATGCCGGGGGAATTCTGCCGGCCTTGGTTCTCACCATTGGTGTGTTATCCCTGACGGGATCTGCAATGGGGAATTTTGAAATCTTTTTTGGGGTCATTGGCATTAAGTTTGTCGATGAGTTGCTGCACTATACCCTGATTGAAGGAACGGGGCCGGTTCTGTTCCAGCCTCTGCCTGAAAGCCAGCGTAACGGCTTACAGGCCCTGGTGAATGGGGTCGCCAAACCTGTGGCTACGGGGGTCGCTGGGGCAGTCATGTGGCTGGCTATTTGGGGCGGACGGCGTTTAGTCGGCACCGAACGCTGGCTGGAATTACAAAGTTCAATTTTTGTCTCCTTGGTGCTGCTGGTGGCCATTGCCTGGCTGTTGGCCATCTGGTTGATGCGATCGCGCTATGTGGGCTTGCTCGTTTCGAGTGCGGAGCGAGGACGTTTGGGCGTCTCGGATGTGGATTTCCGGGCCCTGAAACGCTCGGTGGTCGAAACCCTGGAAAAGCAGAAATCAGATGCCGACAAACGCTCCTGTGTGGAACTCCTCAGCCAAATTGACCCGAAAAACGTTGGGGAAGTATTGGCCCCCCTGTTGGTGAATTTGTCGCCTCCCTTACAACGTCAGAGTTTGGAGGTGATGCTGAATGCCCCCAAAACCGACCATCTGCCCCAAGTTCGCGCTCTCATTGAACGGCCCCAACCCCCCGAAATTCTGGCCCTGGCTCTGCGCTATATCTGGTTAACCGAAGATGCCCCCGATATGCGGCAACTGCGCCCCTATCTGCGGCCAGAAGTCGATCCGGTGGTGCGATCGACGGCGGCCTCGCTAATTATGCGTAAGGGCAATCGGGAGCAAAAAGCCGAGGCCACCAACGCCCTACGGCGGATGCTCACTCACCAGCAGGAACGGGAACGGGTCATGGGAACTCGGGCCTTGGGTGAGGCGGAGTTTTTGCAAGGGTTGCGCCTCTATGTGCCCAATTTGCTTCAGGATGAGTCCCTGCGGGTGCGCTGTGCCCTGTTAGAGGCGATCGCCTCGACGGAACTCGAAGAATACTATCCCTCCCTGCTGCGGGGACTATCCTACAAATCCACCCGTGAGGCGGCGATGCACTCGTTAGTCCGCTTGGGCAATGATATTCTCGATCGCCTGGTGGAACTCGGGGAAGATACCCACAAACCAGATTTGGTGCGGATGTACGCCTGGAACACCGTCGGCCAGATTGGTACCCCCGAAGCCCTCGATACTCTCGTCAAGCATCTGATGACCACCTGGGCCACCAGTCGCCGCAATATCCTACGGATTCTCTTAAAAATACCCGACGAGAAAGGGATTGAGGGAGTTCTCGATCGCCTCGGACGCAGTGGGGTGGAAATTCTCATCGATCAGGAATTGATGTTCCTGGGACAACTCTATGCGGCCCTAGTCGACTTCCAGACAAGTCGGCCCGAGGACTCCCTAGAAGAATTGCACAATGGCAATGGCTACGTGGAACTGACCGCTGACTCAGCCCTACAATTGCTCTGCAATAGCCTAGAGGATATTCGCAATGATAGTATTGAACGACTGTTCTTGTTGATGAAGTTCCTCTATCCTCTTAGTTCGATTCAGGCGGCGGCCTTTAACCTCAAGTCCGGTTCTCGGTCTTATATGGCGCGAGGCTTAGAGATTCTCGACAACACCATTGATATTCCCAGTAAACGGGCCTTGCTGAATATTTTGGATCGTCAGGGGGATATGGAGAAACTCCAAAGTCTCTCGGATTTGATTGACTATCACCCCCTTCCTCCCCGGGAACGGCTGCGAGTGTTGTTAGAGTTGCGCTATTTCCTCTCGGATTGGCCCCTGGCCTCATGTTTCCATGTGGCCCGTCTGGCCCGCTGGAGTTTGGGAACCGATCAGACCCTGGCAGGATTGCGCCATCCCACGGGGTTTGTTCGAGAGGCGGTTTTAGCCTATTTGCAGGTCGCCTCTCCCCGTGCCTTGATAGAATTGCTACCGAAACTGCAACATGACCCTGATCCTCTCGTGGCGGCTCAAGTCCAGGAGATGATGGTGCAGTTTGGCGTAGCGTCGTCGTCTTCGGAGTCGCCGACGTCACCCCAAGGGCTATAA
- the infC gene encoding translation initiation factor IF-3, translating into MPAIGRKRQRDLPQINERIRFPQIRVIATDGEQLGIMTPADAITVAEEKDLDLVLVSDKADPPVCRIMDYGKYKFEQEKKNKEAKKKQHSSELKEVKMRYKIEDHDYMVRVKQAQRFLKSGDKVKATVMFRGREIQHTDLAYQLLERLAKDLDDMAEVQQRPKREGRSMMMMLAPKKQS; encoded by the coding sequence ATGCCTGCAATCGGAAGAAAACGACAACGGGACTTACCCCAAATCAACGAGCGGATTCGTTTCCCCCAAATCCGGGTCATTGCCACAGACGGCGAACAGTTGGGGATTATGACACCGGCGGATGCGATTACCGTTGCCGAAGAGAAAGACTTGGACTTGGTCTTGGTCAGCGACAAAGCCGATCCCCCGGTTTGTCGGATCATGGACTATGGCAAATACAAGTTTGAGCAGGAGAAGAAAAACAAGGAAGCCAAGAAGAAACAACACTCTTCCGAACTTAAGGAAGTGAAGATGCGCTACAAAATCGAAGACCATGACTACATGGTGCGCGTCAAGCAGGCACAACGGTTCCTCAAGAGTGGAGACAAGGTCAAGGCAACTGTGATGTTCCGGGGACGGGAGATCCAACATACGGATCTGGCCTATCAACTGCTCGAACGGCTGGCCAAAGACCTCGACGATATGGCTGAAGTGCAACAACGGCCAAAACGAGAAGGACGCAGCATGATGATGATGCTGGCTCCGAAAAAACAGTCTTAA
- a CDS encoding alpha/beta fold hydrolase has product MTSSSLPSSFPALGEIRHWRWRGWTIPYSYYPSPEPQATPLVLIHGFGGSIGHWRHNLAPLSQQHPVYALDLLGFGDSSKAATRYGVPLWVEQVSDFWRLIVRRPAVWVGHSIGSLVVVLTAARHPEAVQGYVAITLPDPALRRALLPSVLRPLVGAVERLFTSPLLLTPLLWLIRPPQRLRPWARIAYENPEFVDEELLSIFSRPAYDRGAAGALSRLARAASDVEFCPLISEVIQEISVPGLLVWSRGDRMVPPKLARPEQFGQGQDKLELRELDYGGHCVHDEAAPHINAIICDWVASQFPKASRTIR; this is encoded by the coding sequence TTGACCTCCTCATCGTTGCCCTCATCCTTTCCTGCCCTCGGTGAAATTCGCCATTGGCGCTGGCGGGGCTGGACTATCCCCTACAGCTACTATCCTAGCCCTGAGCCTCAGGCCACGCCGCTGGTCTTAATCCATGGCTTTGGTGGCTCCATTGGCCATTGGCGACATAACCTAGCGCCCTTGAGTCAGCAGCATCCCGTCTATGCCCTGGATTTGTTGGGCTTCGGGGACAGCAGCAAGGCGGCAACCCGTTACGGTGTGCCCTTATGGGTTGAGCAGGTGTCAGATTTTTGGCGCCTCATCGTCCGTCGCCCGGCCGTGTGGGTGGGTCATTCTATCGGCTCACTGGTGGTGGTGCTGACGGCGGCTCGGCATCCGGAGGCAGTCCAGGGCTATGTGGCCATAACCCTACCAGATCCAGCTCTGCGGCGGGCGCTCCTGCCCTCTGTGTTGCGGCCGCTGGTGGGGGCAGTGGAACGGCTGTTTACCTCGCCGTTGCTCCTCACTCCGCTGTTGTGGCTGATTCGTCCCCCTCAGCGGCTACGGCCCTGGGCCCGCATTGCCTATGAGAACCCTGAGTTTGTGGATGAGGAGTTGCTGAGTATTTTTTCACGACCGGCCTATGATCGCGGTGCGGCTGGGGCCCTGTCACGGTTGGCTCGTGCGGCCAGTGACGTGGAATTTTGCCCGCTCATCTCCGAGGTGATTCAGGAAATTTCTGTCCCCGGATTATTGGTCTGGTCGAGGGGCGATCGCATGGTTCCCCCAAAACTGGCGCGCCCAGAGCAATTTGGCCAAGGTCAAGACAAGCTGGAGCTACGGGAGTTAGACTATGGGGGGCATTGCGTGCATGATGAAGCTGCCCCCCATATCAACGCCATCATCTGTGACTGGGTTGCATCTCAATTTCCAAAGGCGTCACGAACTATCCGGTGA
- a CDS encoding N-acetylmuramoyl-L-alanine amidase, which produces MPRVHWWLSSLTSILMVAQLAPIAEAKSINPSVPEAKALGFDSTETSKSLNVAVDSQGSEDDPYLGQSPRSQVATIEAIDITVEGNRVLIRADRPLDQRSYWDRSTLAYQIEIRNAQLSRDFQRPDASDSEAISWIRTEQADSNTVMVRVMPAPQVSIGEINQPSPSLLSLELNGYQARGNLAAPNLGANLSNQRDLGDIPDGQIVIVLDPGHGGRDPGAIGIGGLSEIDIVNPMSHRVRDLLEEQGVRVIMTREDNRTMDLQPRVELANRVNANLFVSLHANAISMSRPDVNGIETYYFQTGEQLARTLHSSLLDATGGPDRGVRTARFYVLRHTQMPAVLLELGFVTGSQDARRLADPEYREVLSQAIARGILQYVRQHCPGRFC; this is translated from the coding sequence ATGCCCAGAGTTCACTGGTGGTTATCCAGTCTCACAAGTATTTTGATGGTGGCTCAATTGGCCCCAATCGCCGAGGCCAAGTCCATCAACCCCTCAGTTCCTGAGGCGAAAGCACTTGGTTTTGACTCGACCGAAACCTCCAAATCCCTGAATGTCGCCGTGGACTCTCAAGGATCAGAGGATGACCCCTATCTCGGTCAATCGCCGCGATCGCAAGTGGCCACGATTGAGGCGATCGATATTACCGTTGAGGGGAATCGAGTCTTAATTCGTGCCGATCGCCCCCTCGATCAGCGCTCCTATTGGGATCGAAGCACCCTGGCGTATCAGATTGAGATTCGCAATGCACAATTGTCTCGGGATTTCCAGCGTCCTGATGCCAGTGATAGTGAGGCAATCTCCTGGATTCGTACGGAACAGGCGGACTCCAACACCGTCATGGTGCGGGTGATGCCAGCCCCCCAAGTCTCCATCGGCGAGATCAATCAGCCGAGTCCTAGCTTATTGTCCTTGGAACTCAACGGCTATCAAGCCCGGGGGAACTTAGCGGCGCCGAATTTGGGGGCCAACCTCTCGAATCAGAGGGATTTGGGAGATATCCCCGATGGTCAGATCGTGATTGTCTTAGATCCCGGCCATGGGGGTCGTGACCCCGGTGCGATCGGCATTGGTGGACTCAGCGAAATCGATATTGTCAACCCCATGTCCCACCGCGTTCGTGACTTACTCGAAGAACAGGGGGTGCGGGTGATTATGACTCGCGAGGATAATCGCACTATGGATTTACAGCCTCGGGTTGAGTTGGCGAATCGGGTCAATGCCAATTTATTTGTGAGCTTACACGCCAACGCCATCAGCATGAGTCGCCCCGATGTCAATGGCATTGAAACCTACTATTTCCAGACTGGGGAACAGTTAGCACGGACTCTACACAGCAGCTTGCTCGATGCTACCGGTGGCCCGGATCGGGGGGTACGAACGGCCCGCTTCTATGTCCTACGCCATACGCAAATGCCAGCGGTTTTATTGGAGTTGGGGTTTGTCACCGGCTCTCAAGATGCGCGTCGCTTAGCTGATCCTGAGTATCGTGAAGTGCTGTCTCAGGCGATCGCCCGTGGTATTTTGCAATATGTTCGCCAGCATTGCCCCGGTCGCTTCTGTTAG
- the murI gene encoding glutamate racemase, which yields MTNHNQPIGVFDSGVGGLTVLRAMYRQLPDESVLYFGDTARLPYGTRSPQEILQFVREILVWMAQSRVKMAIVACNTSSALALEAVRGEFNFPILGLILPGARAAVGYGQRIGVIATPATAASGAYRRAILEMNPSAEVWEMGCPEFVPLIEGNRIHTLQTREIIREYLQPLLAQQIDTLVYGCTHYPLLEPVLRQLLPPEVTLVDPATYVVQAAAQELDLLGLRATPGQATTQFGVSGCPQAFANLSHQWLGFVPQVEEVALPHVGPPSHSQESVVDEVCPVVESREAS from the coding sequence ATGACCAACCATAACCAACCGATTGGGGTTTTTGATAGCGGTGTTGGCGGTTTGACCGTTCTCCGGGCCATGTATCGACAACTGCCGGATGAGTCGGTTCTCTATTTCGGGGATACGGCTCGTCTCCCTTACGGAACGCGATCGCCCCAGGAAATTTTGCAGTTTGTGCGAGAAATTCTGGTCTGGATGGCTCAATCTCGGGTCAAAATGGCGATCGTTGCCTGTAACACCAGTTCCGCCTTAGCCCTAGAGGCGGTGCGGGGTGAGTTTAATTTCCCCATTTTGGGGCTGATTCTACCGGGAGCGCGAGCGGCGGTGGGCTATGGACAACGCATTGGCGTGATTGCCACCCCAGCCACGGCCGCCAGTGGTGCTTATCGCCGGGCCATCTTGGAAATGAATCCCTCGGCTGAGGTTTGGGAAATGGGTTGTCCTGAGTTTGTCCCCCTGATTGAAGGGAACCGGATTCATACCCTGCAAACTCGTGAGATCATCCGTGAGTATTTGCAACCCCTTCTTGCTCAGCAAATTGATACGTTGGTCTATGGTTGCACCCATTACCCCCTACTTGAGCCGGTGTTACGGCAGCTTCTGCCTCCAGAGGTGACGTTGGTGGACCCGGCCACCTATGTGGTGCAAGCGGCGGCTCAGGAGCTAGATCTGTTGGGATTGCGGGCTACTCCTGGCCAAGCCACAACTCAGTTTGGGGTGAGTGGCTGTCCGCAGGCCTTTGCCAATCTATCTCACCAATGGTTAGGGTTTGTGCCTCAGGTGGAGGAGGTGGCGTTACCCCACGTCGGCCCTCCCAGCCATTCCCAGGAGTCGGTGGTGGATGAGGTCTGTCCGGTTGTAGAATCAAGAGAGGCGAGCTGA
- the msrA gene encoding peptide-methionine (S)-S-oxide reductase MsrA: MFFGFKKKLTLPNANEALPGRQESMPVPKQHFVLKTALKPPYPEGMELALFGLGCFWGAERCFWQLDGVYSTAVGYAAGITPNPTYQEVCSGQTGHNEVVRVVYDPKQVSYETLLRRFWESHNPTQGMRQGNDVGTQYRSGIYVYSPEQRQLAETSRQRYQQALKEAGYGEITTEIIEAPEFYFAEEYHQQYLAKNPNGYCGLGGTNVSCPVGLQQTV, encoded by the coding sequence ATGTTCTTCGGATTTAAAAAAAAGCTCACGTTACCGAATGCCAATGAGGCGCTACCCGGCCGTCAGGAGTCAATGCCAGTTCCTAAGCAGCATTTTGTCCTCAAAACGGCTCTCAAACCTCCTTATCCGGAGGGAATGGAATTAGCTCTGTTTGGTCTAGGCTGTTTCTGGGGGGCTGAACGCTGTTTTTGGCAACTCGATGGGGTCTATAGTACTGCGGTGGGCTACGCGGCGGGTATTACCCCAAATCCGACCTACCAAGAGGTCTGTTCGGGTCAAACTGGACATAATGAGGTGGTGCGCGTGGTCTATGATCCCAAGCAGGTCAGTTATGAAACGCTGCTGCGTCGGTTCTGGGAAAGTCACAATCCCACTCAGGGAATGCGTCAGGGAAATGATGTGGGAACTCAGTACCGCTCGGGGATTTATGTCTATTCTCCCGAACAGCGGCAACTGGCTGAAACTTCTCGTCAACGCTATCAGCAGGCGTTGAAAGAGGCGGGCTATGGCGAAATTACCACGGAAATTATTGAGGCTCCTGAGTTTTATTTCGCTGAGGAGTATCACCAGCAATATCTGGCTAAAAATCCCAATGGGTATTGTGGCCTCGGTGGCACCAATGTGAGCTGTCCTGTGGGTCTGCAACAGACGGTTTAA